From the genome of Ananas comosus cultivar F153 linkage group 16, ASM154086v1, whole genome shotgun sequence, one region includes:
- the LOC109721885 gene encoding uncharacterized protein LOC109721885, protein MAHLGGGGGEARVRVVRCPNCDKLLPEIPNLALYRCGGCNAALQAKKPIPPPGSLPQRSGEGNVDYFGKLDNCLERKSGFTREEMVMVNSREGDYSHSESVVGDEDVIGEPKTAIFDAMGDDSASDFEELTKENIVRNLLKNHNWVGTSRVNSPGQDRVELLRKLDELRDHISRSCEIADRPKERRPVSRRTASSSFNDKSRRTGFPGERSPLHRVPACHSHCAEKRDMSVSNCCCPSHSLNGFPKYGDRFPRVPYSRRTQHNYRYTHLDPSPVFSNHYDSSYHQSVCSCLHCYGQHLLPPRQVPLNYVTNQRASYFKEKYGLYPVDRSSMPGSDYDERSTNSPLHSHELQTKRRAALLRKRPERSFRPIGGAAPFIVCHNCFELLQLPLEVLDMPKGKNKLRCGSCSQTMIFKHDGKTFKLFDSQPPMPMNETSENSNSLNNQTLCYEDIFDGNPAISYSEDYDSRGDNIHLADSVSPAASCQMTEREYELSYSAKMEGISKSSSSCKDVESPKAKNDSGYEELIGVNPIHSYSEYYDNSQDNIHLDDSASHTTRYEVTEREREVDMSYSLKMEGLPKSYSRRKDVESPKSNKDSGCEDHDGGDCLVSYSKDYNSRQDNIHLVSPTTSSKIEDRECGINMSYSEKMEGLSKSSSRSRDVESPENVTCQRDSDSHTELPFDGQMASRASSLRDYSCYPFINQEIDGFDEENMSENFDHTDAADINDDFRRQSNDDFRVSSEMNLSGSEYSHSGFSQDSRELRRGEDQPSIAKNGDSSFAGIFKKRFKDFSLFNQSVERSRTKVSVNGYPISDRSLKKAEKKAGPVDPGDYWYDYHAGFWGVMGRECLGIIPPFIREFNYPMRRNCADGDTGVFVNGRELHQKDLELLVKRGLPPITGQSYVVEISGKIIDEASGKKLRSLGKLAPTVEKLKRGFGMEVPEEMN, encoded by the exons ATGGCGCACTTgggtggaggaggaggcgaagCTAGGGTTCGAGTGGTGCGTTGCCCTAATTGTGACAAGCTTCTCCCGGAGATCCCCAATTTAGCACTTTATCGTTGCGGGGGTTGCAATGCGGCACTCCAAG CGAAGAAGCCGATTCCGCCGCCGGGATCTTTGCCCCAGAGATCTGGTGAAGGTAATGTCGATTACTTCGGTAAGTTGGATAATTGTTTGGAAAGGAAAAGTGGATTTACACGGGAGGAAATGGTGATGGTGAATTCAAGGGAAGGTGATTATAGTCATTCTGAATCTGTAGTTGGGGATGAGGATGTAATTGGAGAACCCAAAACTGCAATTTTTGATGCTATGGGCGATGATTCCGCCTCCGATTTTGAGGAATTGACCAAAGAGAACATAGTGAGGAACCTTTTGAAGAATCATAACTGGGTTGGAACAAGTAGGGTTAACTCTCCCGGCCAAGATCGCGTTGAACTTCTAAGGAAGCTCGATGAGCTGAGAGACCACATTAGTCGATCTTGCGAAATTGCCGATAGGCCGAAAGAGAGGAGGCCGGTAAGTAGAAGAACGGCCTCGTCTTCGTTCAACGATAAAAGCCGTCGAACTGGGTTTCCAGGAGAGCGTTCACCACTGCATCGCGTTCCGGCGTGCCATTCACATTGTGCAGAAAAGCGTGATATGAGTGTTTCGAATTGTTGTTGCCCTTCACATTCTCTGAATGGCTTCCCCAAATACGGGGATAGATTTCCAAGGGTGCCGTATAGCCGAAGAACACAACACAACTATCGTTATACTCATTTAGATCCAAGTCCTGTCTTTTCTAATCATTATGATAGTTCATACCATCAGAGTGTGTGCTCGTGTTTGCATTGCTACGGCCAACATTTGCTACCACCAAGGCAAGTTCCTCTTAATTACGTCACTAATCAGAGGGCTAGTTATTTCAAAGAAAAGTATGGGCTTTACCCTGTTGATAGATCTTCAATGCCTGGTTCAGATTATGATGAAAGGTCTACGAATTCGCCCTTACATTCTCACGAGTTGCAAACTAAGAGAAGGGCAGCATTACTTAGGAAGAGGCCTGAACGCTCTTTTCGCCCTATAGGTGGCGCTGCTCCTTTCATTGTATGTCATAATTGTTTTGAATTGCTGCAGCTACCTTTGGAAGTTCTCGACATGCCTAAGGGAAAGAATAAGCTGCGTTGCGGATCATGCTCTCAAACTATGATATTCAAGCATGATGGAAAAACATTTAAATTGTTCGATTCCCAACCACCCATGCCAATGAATGAAACTAGCGAAAACTCAAATAGCCTGAATAACCAAACTTTGTGCTATGAAGATATTTTTGATGGAAACCCTGCCATCTCCTACTCTGAAGATTATGATAGTCGAGGAGATAACATACATTTAGCTGATTCAGTTTCTCCTGCAGCAAGCTGCCAAATGACAGAAAGAGAATACGAGTTGAGCTATTCAGCAAAAATGGAGGGCATCTCCAAATCATCCAGTAGCTGTAAGGATGTGGAGAGCCCAAAGGCTAAAAATGATTCAGGATATGAGGAGCTTATTGGTGTAAACCCTATCCATTCCTACTCTGAATATTATGATAATTCACAAGATAATATACATTTAGACGATTCAGCTTCTCATACAACAAGATATGAAGTGACCGAGAGAGAACGGGAGGTAGACATGAGCTATTCACTGAAAATGGAGGGCCTGCCCAAATCATACAGTAGGCGTAAGGATGTAGAGAGCCCAAAGAGTAACAAAGATTCAGGATGTGAGGATCATGATGGTGGAGATTGTCTTGTCTCCTACTCCAAAGATTATAATAGCCGACAAGATAACATCCATTTAGTTTCTCCTACAACAAGTTCTAAAATAGAAGATAGAGAATGTGGAATAAACATGAGCTATTCAGAGAAAATGGAGGGCCTATCCAAATCATCCAGTCGATCTAGGGATGTGGAGAGCCCAGAGAATGTAACATGTCAAAGAGATTCAGATAGTCACACTGAATTGCCATTTGATGGCCAAATGGCTTCGCGTGCTTCATCCCTCCGTGATTATTCTTGTTATCCATTCATTAATCAGGAAATTGATGGTTTTGATGAGGAAAACATGAGCGAAAATTTTGACCACACGGATGCTGCCGACATTAATGATGATTTTAGGCGGCAATCCAATGATGATTTTCGAGTGTCAAGTGAGATGAATTTGTCGGGCAGTGAATATTCGCATTCTGGGTTTTCCCAAGATTCTCGTGAACTACGACGAGGAGAAGATCAGCCTTCGATTGCTAAGAATGGTGATTCATCTTTTGCTGGTATTTTCAAGAAGCGGTTCAAGGACTTCTCTTTATTCAACCAGTCTGTCGAGAGAAGTAGAACTAAAGTTTCAGTTAATGGTTACCCTATTTCTGATCGCTCGCTAAAGAAGGCTGAAAAGAAGGCTGGACCTGTCGATCCTGGTGATTATTG GTATGACTACCATGCGGGATTTTGGGGCGTCATGGGGCGCGAATGTCTTGGCATTATTCCT CCCTTTATAAGAGAATTCAATTATCCCATGCGTAGAAACTGCGCTGATGGCGACACTGGAGTCTTTGTAAATGGGAGAGAACTTcatcaaaaagatttggaattGCTCGTAAAAAGAGGACTTCCGCCTATTACTGGGCAATCTTACGTTGTTGAGATTTCGGGAAAAATTATTGATGAGGCATCTGGCAAGAAGTTGCGCAGTCTCGGCAAGCTTGCACCAAC AGTTGAGAAACTAAAACGTGGATTTGGCATGGAAGTTCCCGAAGAGATGAATTAG
- the LOC109722537 gene encoding uncharacterized protein LOC109722537, producing MERHQNNKEEEEEEIRLSIWDCGSPLYDSYELASLCSLIDRHVVALPSFSEGSGAKFAGRSRGEFSESARRRKLMVVARKEKIEEEEKKMSKARLRAVFKAIVFWRRL from the coding sequence ATGGAGAGGCACCAAaataacaaagaagaagaagaagaagagattagGCTCTCAATATGGGATTGTGGGAGCCCTTTATATGACTCCTATGAGCTTGCCTCTCTTTGTAGCCTCATCGACCGCCACGTCGTAGCATTGCCGTCGTTCTCGGAGGGCTCTGGTGCAAAGTTTGCCGGCCGGTCGCGAGGAGAGTTTAGCGAGAGCGCGAGGAGAAGGAAGTTGATGGTTGTTGCGCGGAAGGAGAAgatagaggaggaggagaagaagatgagtAAGGCGCGATTGCGCGCTGTTTTCAAAGCCATTGTTTTCTGGAGAAGATTATAA